A stretch of Actinomycetota bacterium DNA encodes these proteins:
- a CDS encoding glycosyltransferase family 2 protein yields MRIGAAGSLCYAAATGSGTGEGRTSIAASSSVFIVIPAYNEQATLGPVLDEVLAACPGAQVVVVDDGSADQTYEVAFSRPVHLLRHVVNLGQGAALKTGVDYALSRGARVVVTFDADGQMSATDIPLLADPVLAGQCEVALGTRFAGVRAEGMGTIRRLVLWAAVRFTRMTSRIPVTDAHNGFRVLSRKAAEQIEITQNRMAHASEILNEIARLKLPWIEVPVFIRYTEHSKRKGQSSLAAVDILFDLFSRPRR; encoded by the coding sequence GTGCGCATTGGGGCTGCCGGTTCCCTTTGCTACGCTGCCGCCACCGGCTCCGGCACAGGAGAGGGCAGAACGTCGATCGCCGCCAGCTCGTCCGTGTTCATCGTCATACCCGCCTACAACGAGCAGGCGACCCTCGGCCCTGTCCTGGACGAAGTCCTCGCCGCGTGTCCAGGCGCTCAGGTCGTGGTCGTGGACGACGGTTCGGCCGACCAGACCTATGAGGTCGCCTTCTCCAGGCCCGTGCACCTGCTGCGTCACGTGGTCAACCTCGGTCAGGGTGCTGCGTTGAAGACGGGTGTGGACTATGCCCTGAGCAGAGGGGCCAGGGTGGTCGTCACCTTCGACGCGGACGGTCAGATGTCGGCGACGGACATCCCGCTATTGGCTGATCCGGTGCTGGCCGGCCAGTGTGAGGTCGCGCTGGGGACCCGGTTCGCGGGAGTCCGCGCAGAAGGCATGGGCACGATTCGCAGGCTGGTCCTGTGGGCAGCCGTCCGATTCACGAGAATGACGTCCCGGATTCCGGTGACGGATGCACACAACGGCTTTCGCGTCCTGAGCAGGAAGGCCGCCGAACAGATCGAGATCACGCAGAACAGGATGGCCCATGCCTCTGAGATCCTCAATGAGATTGCGAGGCTGAAGCTGCCCTGGATCGAGGTCCCGGTCTTTATTCGGTACACAGAGCACAGCAAGCGAAAGGGACAGTCCTCTCTCGCGGCCGTCGACATCCTGTTCGACCTGTTTTCGAGGCCACGGAGATGA
- a CDS encoding sigma-70 family RNA polymerase sigma factor, protein MDTQIELKMDATAVAPDVNTVEFDEATLADESISGSSQAFEELYTHYFPKVRGFCIRKLGNPHLAEDIAQEAFARAFERISEFGGPRHFGGWVGTIAANLCTDHLRRKKPSVSIDQMEQGPAYEFDPIRNVQREDTGRLVRLALEKLDPRQREALVLHEVKGMSCSAVGEQLGISEVAAESLLARARRRLRKEITAKAIPADLFGLGGIGFLPALLRGFRRVRSGLSQRSMNLQTSVARGWDSIGGNLLPSVDAAKALVVVVGAALATQLATAATPARSSSSDAPAAVVSAAGTGHGGLLAVDGDGSGARPGNDDPSGGPVRVNVNPNERKATVSAEQRVNVPDPTGSDGETGLNVELDLEGGADKAAANTRVFVQDADGHVVADTGDIRHEAQGL, encoded by the coding sequence ATGGACACGCAGATCGAACTGAAGATGGATGCGACCGCCGTCGCACCCGACGTCAACACAGTCGAGTTCGACGAGGCCACTCTGGCCGACGAGAGCATCTCCGGCAGCTCCCAGGCCTTCGAGGAGCTGTACACCCACTACTTCCCGAAGGTCCGCGGGTTCTGCATCCGCAAGCTGGGCAACCCGCACCTCGCCGAGGACATCGCGCAGGAGGCTTTTGCTCGGGCCTTTGAGCGCATCTCAGAGTTCGGAGGCCCCCGCCACTTCGGCGGGTGGGTCGGCACCATCGCCGCCAACCTGTGCACCGACCACCTCCGCCGCAAGAAGCCGTCCGTGTCCATCGACCAGATGGAGCAGGGCCCGGCATACGAATTCGACCCGATCCGCAACGTCCAGCGTGAGGACACCGGACGGCTCGTGCGACTGGCACTCGAGAAGCTCGACCCTCGGCAGCGCGAGGCTCTCGTCCTTCACGAGGTCAAGGGAATGTCCTGCTCGGCCGTCGGAGAGCAGCTAGGGATCTCAGAGGTCGCGGCGGAGTCGCTGCTGGCCCGTGCCCGCCGGCGCCTGCGCAAGGAGATCACCGCCAAGGCCATCCCCGCCGACCTGTTCGGCCTCGGTGGAATCGGCTTCCTGCCGGCGCTGCTGCGCGGCTTCCGCCGCGTTCGCTCCGGCCTCAGCCAGCGCTCGATGAACCTGCAGACCTCCGTCGCACGCGGCTGGGACTCGATCGGCGGGAACCTTCTGCCCTCGGTCGACGCGGCCAAAGCGCTGGTCGTGGTCGTCGGAGCCGCTCTGGCGACGCAGCTTGCAACGGCCGCGACGCCTGCCAGGTCGAGTTCTTCGGATGCGCCGGCGGCCGTGGTCTCAGCAGCCGGAACCGGACACGGCGGACTCCTGGCCGTGGACGGCGACGGCTCTGGCGCTCGGCCCGGCAACGACGACCCGTCCGGGGGCCCGGTGCGAGTCAACGTCAACCCCAACGAGCGCAAGGCGACGGTTTCGGCCGAACAGCGGGTGAACGTTCCCGACCCGACCGGATCTGACGGCGAGACCGGACTCAACGTCGAGCTCGACCTCGAGGGCGGCGCCGACAAGGCGGCTGCGAACACGAGGGTCTTCGTCCAGGACGCCGATGGCCACGTGGTGGCCGACACCGGCGACATCCGACATGAGGCACAGGGGCTGTAG
- a CDS encoding DUF2304 domain-containing protein, with product MTWLWLFKLFAIAVLAVVARLFLSQARSVLRDRLIVLALLTGLVAAVLFPESTSWVATKLGIGRGVDLAFYVAFLLLFFVVAALNARRRDLERSVTVLTREVSMLKARPSESGNEQL from the coding sequence ATGACGTGGCTGTGGCTGTTCAAGCTGTTCGCCATAGCCGTTCTCGCCGTGGTGGCCCGATTGTTCCTCTCACAGGCGCGATCGGTGCTCCGGGACCGGCTGATCGTGCTGGCCCTGCTAACCGGGCTCGTGGCGGCGGTCCTGTTCCCGGAGTCGACGTCCTGGGTGGCCACCAAGCTCGGAATCGGCCGGGGGGTCGATCTCGCTTTTTACGTGGCTTTTCTTCTGCTCTTCTTCGTGGTCGCCGCCCTGAACGCCCGGCGAAGGGACCTCGAGCGGTCGGTGACCGTCCTGACAAGGGAGGTCTCCATGCTCAAGGCACGGCCCTCTGAGAGCGGGAACGAGCAACTGTAG